The following coding sequences are from one Streptomyces sp. V3I7 window:
- a CDS encoding AAA family ATPase produces the protein MSVTAAPTTTEPSRDHSSPANATPARETPVSETPASETPASEALRPHAEEAFAAELAALAAQDDRPRPARWKLSPWAVATYLLGGTLPDGTVITPKYVGPRRIVEVAVTTLATDRALLLLGVPGTAKTWVSEHLAAAVSGDSTLLVQGTAGTPEEAIRYGWNYARLLAHGPSRDALVPSPVMRAMSEGMTARVEELTRIPADVQDTLITILSEKTLPIPELGQEVQAVRGFNLIATANDRDRGVNDLSSALRRRFNTVVLPLPESADAEVDIVSRRVDQIGRSLDLPAAPDGIDEIRRVVTVFRELRDGITADGRTKLKSPSGTLSTAEAISVVTGGLALAAHFGDGVLRPGDVAAGILGAVVRDPAADRVIWQEYLEAVVRERDGWKDFYRACREVSA, from the coding sequence ATGTCCGTCACCGCTGCACCGACGACGACCGAACCGAGCCGCGACCATTCCTCACCCGCGAACGCGACGCCCGCGAGGGAGACACCCGTGAGCGAGACACCTGCGAGCGAGACACCTGCGAGCGAGGCGCTGCGCCCGCACGCCGAGGAGGCCTTCGCCGCCGAACTCGCCGCGCTGGCGGCCCAGGACGACCGGCCGCGCCCGGCCCGCTGGAAGCTGTCGCCGTGGGCCGTCGCCACCTACCTGCTCGGCGGCACCCTGCCGGACGGCACGGTGATCACACCGAAGTACGTGGGCCCGCGCCGCATCGTCGAGGTCGCGGTCACCACGCTCGCCACCGACCGCGCCCTGCTCCTGCTCGGCGTGCCCGGCACCGCGAAGACCTGGGTGTCCGAGCACCTGGCGGCCGCGGTCAGCGGCGACTCGACCCTGCTCGTGCAGGGCACGGCGGGTACGCCGGAGGAGGCCATCCGCTACGGCTGGAACTACGCGCGGCTGCTCGCCCACGGCCCGAGCCGCGACGCCCTCGTGCCCAGCCCCGTCATGCGCGCCATGTCCGAGGGCATGACCGCCCGGGTGGAGGAGCTGACCCGCATCCCCGCCGACGTGCAGGACACGCTGATCACGATCCTGTCCGAGAAGACGCTGCCGATACCCGAGTTGGGGCAGGAGGTGCAGGCCGTGCGCGGCTTCAACCTCATCGCCACCGCCAACGACCGCGACCGCGGGGTCAACGACCTGTCCAGCGCCCTGCGCCGCCGCTTCAACACGGTGGTGCTGCCGCTGCCGGAGAGCGCCGACGCCGAGGTCGACATCGTCTCGCGCCGCGTCGACCAGATCGGCCGCTCCCTCGACCTGCCGGCCGCACCCGACGGCATCGACGAGATCCGCCGTGTCGTCACCGTCTTCCGCGAACTGCGCGACGGCATCACCGCCGACGGCCGCACGAAGCTGAAGTCGCCCAGCGGCACGCTGTCCACGGCCGAGGCGATCTCCGTCGTCACAGGCGGCCTCGCTCTGGCCGCCCACTTCGGCGACGGGGTGCTGCGGCCGGGCGACGTCGCCGCGGGCATCCTCGGGGCCGTCGTGCGCGACCCGGCGGCCGACCGCGTCATCTGGCAGGAGTACCTGGAGGCCGTCGTCCGCGAGCGCGACGGCTGGAAGGACTTCTACCGCGCCTGCCGGGAGGTGAGCGCGTGA
- a CDS encoding SWIM zinc finger domain-containing protein: MTQQGVRWTADQVLALAPDALSRKAGSKLGTAGPWSEAGCSQEGAVWGLCKGSGSKPYQTVVDIAGAPGPAYKCSCPSRKFPCKHALGLLLLWAEGDGAVPAAGGAPDWAGQWLAGRRQRAQEKRAADAGSPASGSADPEAARRRAERRAERVTAGATELEQRLADLLRGGLASAERAGYGLWEETAARMVDAQAPGLAARVRELGAIPGSGPGWPVRLLEECALLHLLDQGWLRRDRLPDALSATVRSRVGLPTAADGPPVRDRWLVLAQYDTADTKLTTRRIWLYGADSDRTCLLLSYGAGGRAPELALPVGLALEAEVSVHPGAGQPRASLGERIGPAAPAAIRPPGVTTSQAAARYGDALRDDPWLDAVPVTLGRVVPVPDGGSWQLADAEGDTALPLSPAARNRPGLWRLVALSGGAPVTVFGECGHRGFTPLTAWPEGTGEAVALC, translated from the coding sequence ATGACTCAGCAGGGGGTGCGCTGGACCGCGGACCAGGTGCTGGCACTGGCGCCTGACGCCTTGTCACGCAAAGCGGGAAGCAAACTCGGCACGGCAGGGCCGTGGTCCGAGGCGGGTTGTTCGCAGGAGGGGGCGGTATGGGGACTGTGCAAGGGCAGCGGCAGCAAGCCGTACCAGACGGTCGTCGACATCGCGGGGGCGCCCGGGCCCGCGTACAAGTGCAGTTGCCCGAGCCGGAAGTTCCCGTGCAAGCACGCGCTCGGCCTGCTGTTGCTGTGGGCGGAGGGGGACGGGGCGGTGCCGGCGGCGGGCGGAGCGCCGGACTGGGCCGGGCAGTGGCTGGCGGGCCGGCGGCAGCGGGCGCAGGAGAAGCGGGCGGCGGACGCCGGGAGTCCGGCGTCCGGGTCCGCTGATCCCGAGGCGGCGCGGCGCAGGGCGGAGCGCCGGGCCGAGCGGGTCACCGCGGGCGCCACGGAGCTGGAGCAGCGCCTCGCCGACCTGCTGCGCGGCGGCCTGGCCTCGGCGGAGCGGGCGGGGTACGGACTGTGGGAGGAGACCGCCGCCCGCATGGTGGACGCGCAGGCGCCCGGACTGGCCGCGCGCGTGCGGGAGTTGGGGGCGATACCGGGGTCCGGCCCCGGCTGGCCGGTGCGGCTGCTGGAGGAGTGCGCCCTGTTGCACCTCCTCGACCAGGGCTGGCTGCGCCGCGACCGGCTCCCGGACGCCCTCTCGGCGACGGTCCGCTCCCGCGTCGGCCTGCCCACCGCGGCGGACGGTCCGCCGGTGCGCGACCGCTGGCTGGTCCTCGCCCAGTACGACACGGCGGACACGAAGCTGACGACCCGCAGGATCTGGCTGTACGGCGCCGATTCGGACCGCACCTGCCTGCTCCTGTCCTACGGCGCCGGAGGCCGCGCCCCCGAACTGGCGCTGCCGGTCGGGCTGGCCCTGGAGGCGGAGGTGTCCGTCCATCCCGGCGCCGGACAGCCGCGCGCGTCCCTGGGCGAGCGAATCGGCCCGGCGGCGCCCGCGGCGATACGCCCGCCGGGAGTCACGACGTCCCAGGCGGCGGCCCGTTACGGCGACGCGCTGCGGGACGATCCCTGGCTGGACGCGGTACCGGTGACGCTCGGCCGGGTCGTGCCGGTCCCCGACGGCGGCTCCTGGCAACTGGCGGACGCGGAAGGGGACACGGCGCTGCCGCTCAGCCCGGCCGCCCGCAACCGCCCGGGCCTGTGGCGGCTGGTCGCGCTGTCCGGCGGCGCCCCCGTCACGGTCTTCGGCGAGTGCGGCCACCGGGGCTTCACTCCGCTGACGGCCTGGCCGGAGGGGACGGGGGAGGCGGTGGCCCTGTGCTGA
- a CDS encoding peptidoglycan DD-metalloendopeptidase family protein, with product MPVSGGRETGGRLSRPRTAGYSRRTALAAPVVEAKEKLVNDRHASGTMTTPAPASEADSAHYASHGGQEAHYGDFTGYGAYDTGTYTTDPHATAYGNDPLFGTPAGDGHATGAYGTGTYDTSAYDTGTYDTGAWTTGAHPTADYDPYATQQQTVYHGGGYDTGAWTVPPQAAGADATGQWDASAWLQPDPSALAEPAPQQSWDWGTQTFDTGAYDATQWNSDGTLPEQRTEPFDPQSTGAFEQLPHHEAPFEHHPYEEHSSEQTPYEQTPYEQDSFADGAPGAGEVGATSAMPAVTPLLEDQEEVTPVPSTRAGARGASRARRRTPAKRSALLTVAVPSACVMGVAGIAAASVGGMTDDTSETAAAAPDVHEVKPSAANNRLDSQLEGISAGVDDFADRASRTQERIDLKAQQVAEQKRAAEEAARKERLRPKFALPVAQHGLSALYGQSGVNWMSLHTGIDFPVSYGTSVMAATDGTVSTKWNSAYGNMLVLTAKDGTETWYCHLSSYRVSSGTPVKAGDPIAFSGNSGNSTGPHLHFEVRPAGGSAIDPLPWLRSHGLDPN from the coding sequence ATGCCCGTTTCCGGCGGGCGCGAAACCGGCGGAAGATTGTCGCGCCCGCGTACCGCCGGGTACAGTCGCCGCACTGCTCTGGCAGCCCCTGTTGTCGAGGCGAAAGAGAAGTTGGTGAACGACCGTCACGCGTCGGGGACCATGACCACCCCGGCACCGGCTTCCGAGGCCGACTCGGCGCACTACGCGTCGCACGGCGGGCAGGAAGCCCACTACGGCGACTTCACCGGCTACGGCGCCTACGACACCGGCACCTATACGACCGACCCCCACGCCACGGCCTACGGGAACGACCCCCTGTTCGGCACGCCCGCGGGCGACGGGCACGCCACCGGCGCGTACGGCACCGGCACGTATGACACCAGTGCGTACGACACCGGCACGTACGACACCGGCGCCTGGACGACGGGCGCCCATCCGACCGCGGACTACGACCCCTACGCCACCCAGCAGCAGACCGTCTATCACGGCGGCGGCTACGACACCGGCGCCTGGACGGTCCCGCCGCAGGCGGCCGGGGCCGATGCGACCGGCCAGTGGGACGCGAGCGCCTGGCTCCAGCCCGACCCGTCCGCCCTCGCCGAGCCGGCCCCGCAGCAGTCGTGGGACTGGGGCACGCAGACCTTCGACACCGGCGCGTACGACGCCACGCAGTGGAACTCCGACGGGACTCTCCCCGAGCAGCGGACGGAGCCCTTCGACCCGCAGTCGACCGGCGCCTTCGAGCAACTCCCGCACCACGAAGCCCCCTTCGAGCACCACCCGTACGAGGAACACTCCTCCGAACAGACCCCGTACGAGCAGACCCCGTACGAGCAGGACTCCTTCGCCGACGGCGCACCCGGGGCCGGTGAGGTCGGCGCCACCAGTGCGATGCCGGCCGTGACCCCCTTGCTGGAGGACCAGGAAGAGGTCACCCCGGTTCCGAGCACCCGCGCCGGCGCACGCGGGGCGTCCCGCGCCCGGCGTCGTACGCCCGCCAAGCGCTCCGCGCTGCTGACCGTGGCCGTGCCCTCGGCGTGCGTGATGGGCGTCGCCGGGATCGCCGCCGCCTCCGTGGGCGGCATGACCGACGACACGTCGGAGACGGCGGCCGCCGCCCCGGACGTGCACGAGGTGAAGCCCTCCGCGGCCAACAACAGGCTGGACAGCCAGCTGGAGGGCATCTCCGCGGGCGTCGACGACTTCGCCGACCGGGCCAGCCGGACGCAGGAGCGCATCGACCTCAAGGCCCAGCAGGTCGCCGAGCAGAAGAGGGCGGCGGAGGAGGCGGCCCGCAAGGAGCGGCTGCGCCCGAAGTTCGCGCTCCCGGTGGCCCAGCACGGACTCAGCGCCCTGTACGGCCAGTCCGGCGTCAACTGGATGTCGCTGCATACGGGCATCGACTTCCCCGTCTCGTACGGCACGTCGGTGATGGCCGCGACCGACGGCACCGTCAGCACGAAGTGGAACAGCGCCTACGGCAACATGCTGGTCCTGACCGCGAAGGACGGCACGGAGACCTGGTACTGCCACCTCTCCAGCTACCGCGTCTCCTCCGGCACGCCCGTCAAGGCCGGCGATCCCATCGCGTTCTCCGGCAACTCCGGCAACTCCACCGGCCCGCACCTGCACTTCGAGGTACGCCCCGCCGGCGGCTCGGCCATCGACCCGCTCCCGTGGCTGCGCAGCCACGGACTCGACCCGAACTAG
- a CDS encoding DUF5682 family protein yields the protein MSASAEGTAFASGPLLLGVRHHGPGSARAVRAALEAAAPRTVLIEGPPEADALIPLAADPEMKPPVALLAHAVDEPGRSAFWPLAEFSPEWVAIRWALEHGIPARFIDLPATHSLALRAAEEAEAAAEDSGDLADADAPERDVRVDPLGALAGAGGYDDPERWWEDVIEHRGAGAQEGAAFAPFAALEEAMEALRETYGTGGHDRDLVREAYMRLQLRAARREFGDAVAVVCGAWHVPALRKKVTVAADRALLKGLPKVRTDMTWVPWTHRRLSRFSGYGAGIDSPGWYGHLFAAPDRPVERWLTKVAGLLREEDRIVSSAHVIEAVRLAGTLAAMRGRPLPGLSETTDAVRAVMCEGSDVPLALVHDRLVVGDVLGEVPESAPAVPLQRDLTRLQRGLRLKPEALERELELDLRKDTDAGRSRLLHRLRLLGVGWGEPVRSRGSTGTFRETWRLRWEPELAVRVAEAGVWGTTVLAAATARAEADAVAAPSLAEVTGLAERCLLAGLQDALPVVMRVLADRAALDADVGHLAQALPALVRSLRYGDVRGTDTRTLTEVAVGLAERIFVGLPPACAALDADAAAEMRRHVDAVHTAVGLLPDASAAHGPRVRWSSVLCGLSERDTVPGLIRGRVVRILLDEGELAQDDAARLMGLVLSPGTPPAEAAAWIEGFVGGGGGGLLLVHDERLLGLVDAWLTGVPAEAFTDVLPLLRRTFSAYEPGVRRTLGELVRRGPAERAGATVGGGTGLPGFAAEPDRERADAVVPLVRLLLGLDEIEADVGAGADADADDNEYAGVGT from the coding sequence GTGAGCGCATCCGCAGAGGGGACGGCCTTCGCCTCCGGACCGCTGCTGCTCGGCGTACGGCACCACGGGCCGGGCTCGGCGCGAGCGGTGCGGGCCGCGCTGGAGGCCGCCGCGCCGCGGACGGTGCTCATCGAGGGGCCGCCCGAGGCCGACGCGCTGATCCCGCTGGCCGCCGATCCGGAGATGAAGCCGCCGGTCGCCCTGCTCGCCCACGCCGTGGACGAACCCGGCCGCTCGGCCTTCTGGCCGCTCGCCGAGTTCTCCCCGGAGTGGGTGGCGATCCGCTGGGCCCTGGAACACGGGATCCCGGCCCGCTTCATCGACCTCCCGGCCACGCACTCGCTGGCACTCCGCGCGGCGGAGGAGGCGGAGGCGGCAGCCGAGGATTCCGGTGATTTGGCCGACGCGGACGCCCCGGAGCGAGACGTCCGCGTCGACCCCCTCGGGGCGCTCGCCGGGGCCGGGGGGTACGACGATCCCGAGCGCTGGTGGGAGGACGTGATCGAGCACCGTGGCGCGGGGGCGCAGGAGGGTGCCGCGTTCGCGCCCTTCGCGGCGCTCGAAGAGGCCATGGAAGCGCTCCGGGAGACGTACGGGACCGGCGGACACGATCGGGACCTCGTGCGGGAGGCTTACATGCGCCTCCAACTGCGAGCCGCCCGGCGTGAGTTCGGGGACGCCGTCGCCGTGGTGTGCGGGGCGTGGCACGTGCCGGCGCTGCGGAAGAAGGTCACCGTCGCCGCCGACCGGGCGCTGCTGAAGGGGCTGCCCAAGGTCAGGACGGACATGACGTGGGTGCCGTGGACGCACCGCCGGCTGTCCCGGTTCAGCGGGTACGGGGCGGGCATCGACTCGCCGGGCTGGTACGGGCACCTGTTCGCGGCGCCGGACCGGCCGGTCGAGCGGTGGCTGACCAAGGTGGCGGGGCTGCTGCGTGAGGAGGACCGGATCGTCTCCTCCGCGCACGTCATCGAGGCGGTGCGGCTGGCCGGGACGCTCGCCGCGATGCGCGGCCGCCCGCTGCCCGGCCTGAGCGAGACGACCGACGCCGTGCGCGCGGTGATGTGCGAGGGCTCGGACGTGCCGCTGGCCCTGGTGCACGACCGGCTGGTGGTGGGCGACGTGCTGGGGGAGGTGCCCGAGTCGGCGCCCGCGGTGCCGTTGCAGCGGGATCTGACCCGCCTCCAGCGCGGGCTGCGGCTCAAACCCGAGGCGCTGGAGCGGGAGCTGGAGCTCGACCTGCGCAAGGACACCGACGCCGGGCGCAGCCGGCTGCTGCACCGGCTTCGGCTGCTCGGCGTCGGATGGGGCGAGCCGGTGCGGTCGCGGGGGAGCACGGGGACGTTCCGGGAGACCTGGCGGCTGCGCTGGGAGCCGGAGCTCGCGGTGCGGGTCGCCGAGGCCGGGGTGTGGGGCACGACCGTGCTCGCCGCGGCGACGGCCAGGGCGGAGGCCGACGCCGTGGCCGCGCCGTCCCTCGCCGAGGTCACCGGGCTTGCCGAGCGCTGCCTTCTGGCCGGACTCCAGGACGCGCTGCCCGTGGTGATGCGGGTACTCGCCGACCGGGCCGCGCTCGACGCCGACGTCGGTCATCTCGCCCAGGCCCTGCCGGCCCTGGTCCGTTCCCTGCGCTACGGCGACGTCCGCGGCACGGACACGCGCACCCTGACCGAGGTCGCCGTCGGTCTCGCAGAGCGGATCTTCGTCGGGCTGCCGCCGGCCTGCGCCGCTCTGGACGCGGACGCCGCCGCGGAGATGCGCCGCCATGTCGACGCCGTGCACACGGCCGTGGGTCTCCTGCCGGACGCTTCCGCTGCTCACGGGCCTCGGGTTCGCTGGAGTTCGGTGCTGTGCGGGCTGTCCGAGCGGGACACGGTGCCCGGCCTCATCCGTGGGCGGGTCGTGCGGATCCTGCTCGACGAAGGGGAGCTGGCGCAGGACGACGCGGCCCGGCTGATGGGGCTGGTGCTGTCGCCGGGGACACCACCGGCCGAGGCGGCCGCCTGGATCGAGGGCTTCGTCGGCGGAGGCGGGGGCGGGCTACTCCTGGTGCACGACGAGCGGCTGCTCGGACTCGTCGACGCCTGGTTGACCGGCGTACCGGCCGAGGCGTTCACGGACGTCCTGCCGCTGCTGCGGCGCACGTTCTCGGCGTACGAACCGGGCGTGCGCAGAACCCTCGGCGAACTGGTGCGGCGCGGACCGGCGGAGCGGGCGGGCGCGACCGTTGGCGGGGGCACTGGCCTGCCCGGCTTCGCCGCGGAACCGGACCGCGAGCGCGCGGACGCCGTGGTGCCGCTGGTGCGGCTGCTGCTCGGCCTCGACGAGATCGAAGCCGACGTCGGTGCCGGCGCCGACGCCGACGCCGATGACAACGAGTATGCGGGGGTGGGGACATGA
- a CDS encoding DUF5691 domain-containing protein has product MTATTSTTPAADGITEDEATAGTTWENLVTTALLGTDRRAPRGGAGREAPVALLDAAALETVRRRAGLRPAPAAQRPEPAAGDPRPALPPAAARRLTLLLADRPGTGGGRRGTSPDLTELLPQWLAAANARGFAAPPHALPALLDAARARTDLRPAALAFAGPRALWLARLNADWRFALRAAPSGGSALPDLDDADEVRRLWEEGLFAERVALLSTLRARRPSDARELLTATWATERAEDRLMFLDSLRAALSAEDEPLLEQALADRSRNVRATAAELLSALPGSALAARMAVRAEACVAIDHTQDTPTIAVEAPPECDAAMEKDGVVARPPAGRGERSWWLGQLVEAAPLGIWPRRLGGRSPEEIVALPVADGWQGELHAAWCRAAVRQRDPRWSRALLGAPSTPEAGGPGAVSLAERAKLLGTLTAEERAEWVAGFIAAHGLSEAFQLLGVCGLPWAPPLGRAVVDALNIARDAGSYPWSFSGVMGLAERCLDPTEAARLEGLLAIPDEHEDASPGAGGYWSEAFQRLVTTLRLRATMATELTPTGDAAPYGA; this is encoded by the coding sequence ATGACCGCGACGACGAGCACGACCCCGGCTGCCGACGGGATCACGGAGGACGAAGCCACCGCAGGGACGACCTGGGAGAACCTCGTCACCACGGCCCTGCTCGGCACGGACCGGCGCGCGCCACGGGGCGGGGCGGGCCGGGAGGCGCCGGTCGCACTGCTGGACGCGGCGGCCCTGGAGACAGTACGACGGCGGGCCGGGCTGCGTCCGGCACCGGCGGCACAACGCCCCGAGCCAGCCGCCGGGGACCCGCGTCCCGCCCTGCCGCCCGCGGCGGCGCGGCGGCTCACCCTGCTGCTCGCCGACCGCCCCGGCACGGGAGGCGGGCGCCGTGGCACCTCGCCGGATCTGACGGAGCTGCTGCCCCAGTGGCTCGCGGCGGCGAACGCGCGCGGTTTCGCCGCCCCGCCGCACGCCCTGCCCGCGCTGCTGGACGCGGCCCGGGCGCGGACCGATCTCCGGCCCGCCGCGCTGGCGTTCGCCGGTCCGCGCGCCCTGTGGCTGGCACGGCTGAACGCGGACTGGCGGTTCGCCCTGCGCGCGGCACCGAGCGGCGGCTCGGCACTGCCGGACCTCGACGACGCCGACGAAGTGCGACGGCTGTGGGAGGAGGGCCTGTTCGCCGAGCGGGTCGCCCTGCTCTCGACGCTCCGGGCGCGCAGACCCTCCGACGCGCGCGAACTGCTCACGGCGACCTGGGCGACCGAGCGGGCCGAGGACCGGCTGATGTTCCTCGACTCCCTGCGCGCGGCACTCTCGGCCGAGGACGAGCCGCTCCTGGAACAGGCGTTGGCCGACCGCAGCCGCAACGTGCGGGCGACGGCTGCCGAGTTGCTGTCCGCGCTGCCCGGTTCGGCGCTCGCCGCGCGGATGGCCGTACGGGCCGAGGCGTGCGTGGCGATCGACCACACGCAGGACACGCCGACGATCGCGGTGGAGGCTCCGCCCGAGTGCGACGCGGCGATGGAGAAGGACGGCGTCGTGGCCAGGCCGCCGGCCGGCCGCGGGGAACGGTCGTGGTGGCTCGGGCAGTTGGTGGAGGCCGCGCCGCTCGGTATCTGGCCGCGCCGGCTCGGCGGCCGGTCGCCGGAGGAGATCGTGGCGCTGCCGGTGGCGGACGGCTGGCAGGGCGAGCTGCACGCGGCATGGTGCCGGGCGGCCGTACGGCAGCGGGACCCGCGATGGTCTCGGGCCCTTCTCGGCGCGCCCTCGACGCCCGAGGCGGGCGGCCCGGGAGCGGTCTCCCTGGCCGAGCGGGCGAAACTGCTGGGCACGCTGACGGCCGAGGAACGGGCCGAGTGGGTGGCCGGGTTCATCGCGGCACACGGCCTGTCCGAGGCGTTCCAACTGCTCGGCGTGTGCGGCCTGCCCTGGGCCCCGCCACTCGGACGGGCCGTGGTGGACGCCCTCAACATCGCGCGGGACGCGGGAAGTTATCCCTGGAGTTTCAGCGGGGTGATGGGCCTGGCCGAACGCTGCCTGGACCCGACGGAGGCGGCCCGCCTGGAGGGACTGCTGGCGATACCGGACGAACACGAGGACGCGTCGCCGGGGGCCGGCGGATACTGGTCGGAAGCATTCCAACGCCTCGTAACGACGCTACGCCTACGCGCGACGATGGCCACCGAGCTGACGCCGACCGGCGACGCCGCCCCGTACGGGGCTTGA
- a CDS encoding cobalamin B12-binding domain-containing protein has protein sequence MGVAAGPIRVVVAKPGLDGHDRGAKVIARALRDAGMEVIYTGLHQTPEQVVDTAIQEDADAIGLSILSGAHNTLFAAVIDLLKERDAADILVFGGGIIPEDDIPLLKEKGVAAIFTPGATTTSIVDWVRENVRQPAASGG, from the coding sequence ATGGGTGTGGCAGCCGGTCCGATCCGCGTCGTGGTGGCCAAGCCGGGGCTCGACGGCCACGATCGCGGGGCCAAGGTGATCGCGCGGGCGCTGCGCGACGCCGGCATGGAGGTCATCTACACCGGGCTCCACCAGACGCCCGAACAGGTCGTGGACACGGCGATCCAGGAGGACGCCGACGCGATCGGCCTCTCCATCCTCTCCGGCGCCCACAACACGCTCTTCGCGGCCGTCATCGACCTCCTCAAGGAGCGCGACGCCGCGGACATCCTCGTCTTCGGCGGCGGCATCATCCCCGAGGACGACATCCCGCTGCTCAAGGAGAAGGGCGTCGCGGCGATCTTCACCCCCGGCGCGACGACGACGTCGATCGTGGACTGGGTGCGCGAGAACGTACGCCAGCCGGCGGCCTCCGGCGGTTGA
- a CDS encoding VWA domain-containing protein, with protein sequence MTGSARSEQASRADQERLRRWRLVLGGDAADGTGYALSGRDAAMDGALGALYGKGDKGQAGRERTAGLGASAPSVARWLGDIRTYFPSSVVQVMQRDAIDRLGLASLLLEPEMLEAVEADVHLVGTLLSLNKAMPETTKETARAVVRKVVEDLEKRIATRTRATLTGALDRSARISRPRHHDIDWNRTIAANLKHYLPEYRTVVPERLIGYGRAAQSVKKEVVLCIDQSGSMAASVVYASVFGAVLASMRSLSTRLVVFDTAVVDLTDQLDDPVDVLFGTQLGGGTDINRALAYCQSRITRPPETVVVLISDLYEGGIRDEMLKRVTAMKASGVQFVTLLALSDEGAPAYDREHAAALAALGAPAFACTPDLFPEVMAAAIEKRPLPIPDGM encoded by the coding sequence ATGACGGGCTCGGCACGGTCGGAGCAGGCGTCGCGCGCGGACCAGGAGCGGCTGCGGCGCTGGCGGCTGGTGCTCGGCGGGGACGCCGCCGACGGCACCGGATACGCGCTGTCGGGGCGGGACGCCGCGATGGACGGGGCGCTCGGCGCGCTCTACGGGAAGGGGGACAAGGGGCAGGCGGGGCGGGAACGTACGGCCGGGCTCGGGGCGTCGGCGCCGTCGGTGGCCCGCTGGCTCGGGGACATCCGGACGTACTTCCCCTCCTCCGTCGTCCAGGTCATGCAGCGGGACGCCATCGACCGGCTCGGGCTGGCCTCCCTGCTCCTGGAGCCGGAGATGCTGGAGGCGGTGGAGGCGGACGTGCACCTCGTCGGCACGCTGCTCTCGCTCAACAAGGCCATGCCGGAGACCACCAAGGAGACGGCGCGGGCCGTCGTGCGCAAGGTCGTCGAGGACCTGGAGAAGCGGATCGCCACCCGCACCCGGGCCACCCTCACCGGCGCGCTCGACCGCAGCGCCCGGATCAGCCGGCCGCGCCACCACGACATCGACTGGAACCGCACCATCGCGGCCAACCTCAAGCACTACCTGCCCGAGTACCGCACGGTCGTGCCGGAGCGGCTCATCGGGTACGGGCGCGCCGCCCAGTCGGTGAAGAAGGAGGTCGTCCTCTGCATCGACCAGTCGGGATCGATGGCCGCCTCGGTCGTCTACGCCTCCGTGTTCGGGGCCGTGCTGGCGTCCATGCGGTCCCTCAGCACCCGGCTCGTCGTCTTCGACACGGCCGTAGTCGACCTCACCGACCAGCTGGACGACCCCGTGGATGTCCTCTTCGGCACCCAGCTCGGCGGCGGGACGGACATCAACCGGGCGCTCGCCTACTGCCAGTCCCGGATCACCCGGCCCCCGGAGACCGTGGTCGTGCTGATCAGCGACCTGTACGAGGGCGGCATCCGCGACGAGATGCTGAAGCGGGTCACCGCCATGAAGGCGTCCGGGGTGCAGTTCGTGACCCTGCTCGCGCTGTCCGACGAGGGCGCGCCGGCGTACGACCGGGAGCACGCGGCCGCGCTCGCCGCGCTGGGGGCACCGGCCTTCGCCTGCACACCCGATCTGTTCCCCGAGGTCATGGCCGCGGCGATCGAGAAGCGACCGCTTCCGATACCGGACGGAATGTGA
- a CDS encoding triacylglycerol lipase: MRVTKALNPLLPLCQALLPGKLAGLSLTLLKASALEVTILAGHLVLYPTGIIQERRSPTPPPLPADGTAQLPVQGAPPVVLLHGFIDNRSVFVLLRRSLAQHSGQRVESLNYSPLTCDIRAAAELLGRHIEEICERTGSTRVDIVGHSLGGLIARYYAQRLGGDARVRTLVTLGTPHSGTRVAPLANAHPIVRQMRPGSDVLEELAGPAPGCRTHFVSFWSDLDSVMEPLEAARLDHPDLMTLNVRVSGIGHLALPVHPAVAAGIRQALDAEEPPARTAVLPDGLTVA, encoded by the coding sequence ATGAGGGTCACCAAGGCGCTGAACCCCCTTCTCCCTCTCTGTCAGGCCCTGCTGCCGGGCAAACTGGCAGGGCTCTCCCTGACCCTCCTCAAGGCGTCCGCCCTGGAGGTCACGATCCTCGCGGGGCATCTCGTCCTGTATCCGACCGGCATCATCCAGGAACGCCGCTCCCCCACCCCGCCGCCACTCCCGGCGGACGGCACCGCTCAGCTGCCGGTCCAGGGCGCACCGCCGGTCGTCCTGCTGCACGGTTTCATCGACAACCGCTCGGTCTTCGTCCTGCTGCGCCGCAGCCTCGCGCAGCACAGCGGCCAGCGCGTCGAGTCGCTCAACTACTCGCCGCTGACCTGCGACATCCGCGCCGCGGCGGAGCTGCTCGGCCGCCACATAGAGGAAATATGCGAGCGCACGGGCAGCACTCGCGTCGACATCGTCGGGCACAGCCTCGGCGGTCTGATCGCACGCTATTACGCACAGCGCCTGGGCGGTGACGCGCGGGTACGCACGCTGGTGACGCTCGGCACCCCGCACTCCGGCACCCGGGTGGCACCCCTGGCGAACGCCCACCCGATCGTGCGCCAGATGCGCCCCGGCTCGGACGTGCTCGAGGAACTGGCCGGACCGGCCCCCGGCTGCCGTACGCACTTCGTCAGCTTCTGGAGCGACCTCGACTCGGTGATGGAGCCGCTGGAGGCCGCGCGGCTCGACCACCCCGACCTGATGACGCTCAATGTGCGGGTGAGCGGGATCGGCCATCTCGCGCTGCCCGTCCATCCCGCGGTCGCGGCCGGGATACGGCAGGCCCTCGACGCCGAGGAGCCACCCGCGCGGACCGCCGTCCTGCCCGACGGGCTGACGGTGGCCTGA